A window of the Yersinia rochesterensis genome harbors these coding sequences:
- a CDS encoding glycoside hydrolase family 1 protein — protein MKYQFPEDFWWGSATSATQFEGASLQDGKSQNIFDYWYDIAPERFHGQIGPENTSTFYDNYRQDILLLKALGHNTFRTSISWSRLIPNGDGEVNPKAVAFYNAVIDSLLANGITPFINLYHFDMPLCMQDKGGWESRAVVDAYARYAKICFTLFGDRVKHWFTFNEPVVPVEAGYLNDLHYPCVVDFGRAVTVAYHSVLAHAKAVEKYRELKQGGDIGIILNLTPTYPRSDSAPDQIAANRADLLLNRSFLDPVTKGVYPDELIALLREHDLLPQIESDDCQLIAKGVIDLLGVNYYQPRRVKAKDIPTPQGPAKTPEDLFSFYEMPGRKINPHRGWEIYEKGLYDILTDLKQNYGNIPCYISENGMGVEGEEQFITPSGQVDDEYRIEFIREHLKWLHQALQEGSNCKGYHLWTFIDCWSWLNAYKNRYGLVRLNIADQSRVIKKSGYWFANVARQNGFN, from the coding sequence ATGAAATATCAATTTCCCGAGGATTTTTGGTGGGGTAGTGCCACTTCTGCAACCCAATTTGAAGGGGCGTCATTGCAGGATGGCAAGAGCCAGAATATCTTTGATTATTGGTATGACATTGCACCAGAACGTTTTCATGGCCAAATTGGCCCGGAAAACACCTCCACCTTTTACGATAATTATCGGCAGGATATCTTGCTGTTAAAAGCATTGGGACATAACACTTTCAGGACATCGATTTCATGGTCGAGACTGATCCCAAATGGTGACGGTGAGGTTAATCCCAAAGCCGTCGCTTTTTATAACGCCGTGATTGATTCTTTACTGGCGAACGGTATTACGCCGTTTATCAACCTCTACCATTTTGATATGCCACTGTGCATGCAAGATAAAGGGGGCTGGGAAAGCCGCGCAGTGGTGGATGCTTATGCGCGCTATGCCAAAATCTGTTTTACCTTATTTGGTGACCGAGTAAAACACTGGTTTACCTTTAACGAACCGGTGGTGCCAGTTGAAGCGGGCTACCTGAACGACTTACATTATCCTTGCGTGGTAGATTTTGGCCGCGCGGTAACTGTGGCCTACCATAGTGTCCTGGCTCACGCCAAAGCGGTTGAAAAATATCGAGAACTTAAGCAGGGCGGTGATATTGGTATCATTTTGAACCTCACCCCGACCTATCCTCGCTCTGACAGCGCACCAGACCAGATTGCCGCCAATCGTGCTGATTTACTGCTTAACCGTAGCTTCCTCGATCCCGTCACTAAAGGTGTTTATCCTGATGAACTGATTGCGTTGCTGCGTGAGCACGACTTATTACCGCAGATTGAATCTGATGATTGCCAGCTTATTGCTAAGGGGGTCATCGATTTATTAGGTGTTAACTATTACCAGCCAAGACGGGTCAAAGCGAAAGATATTCCAACACCTCAGGGGCCGGCGAAAACGCCGGAAGACTTGTTTAGTTTTTATGAGATGCCGGGGCGGAAAATTAACCCGCATCGTGGTTGGGAAATTTATGAAAAAGGGCTGTATGACATTCTGACAGACCTGAAACAAAATTATGGCAACATACCTTGCTATATCTCTGAGAATGGCATGGGTGTTGAGGGCGAAGAGCAATTTATCACCCCATCCGGTCAGGTTGATGATGAATATCGCATTGAGTTTATTCGCGAGCATCTAAAATGGTTGCATCAAGCATTGCAAGAGGGCAGTAATTGCAAAGGCTATCATCTGTGGACTTTTATTGATTGCTGGTCTTGGCTTAATGCTTATAAAAATCGTTATGGATTAGTGCGATTGAATATCGCAGATCAATCGCGAGTCATAAAGAAAAGTGGTTATTGGTTTGCGAATGTTGCAAGACAAAACGGCTTTAATTAA
- the chbA gene encoding PTS N,N'-diacetylchitobiose transporter subunit IIA codes for MFDLDKIVDDVQPTDKMEDIVMGLIINAGQARSLAYKALKHAKTGDFAQAEELMAQSRMALNEAHLVQTQLIEADQGEGKTRVTLVLVHAQDHLMNAMLARELIAELIELHQKVS; via the coding sequence ATGTTTGATTTAGATAAAATCGTTGATGATGTTCAACCTACTGATAAAATGGAAGATATAGTCATGGGGTTGATTATCAACGCAGGACAAGCCCGGAGTTTGGCTTATAAAGCGTTGAAGCATGCTAAAACAGGTGATTTTGCTCAAGCAGAAGAGTTAATGGCACAATCGCGCATGGCGCTGAATGAAGCACATTTGGTGCAGACTCAGCTTATTGAAGCCGATCAAGGTGAGGGGAAAACCCGAGTCACGCTAGTATTGGTGCATGCTCAGGACCATTTAATGAACGCGATGTTAGCTCGTGAGTTAATTGCAGAGTTGATCGAATTACATCAAAAGGTAAGCTGA
- the chbR gene encoding transcriptional regulator ChbR has protein sequence MEVRLVREKDFFNGKEFHLFIYNKTESATGLHQHDYYEYTLILTGMCYQEINGKRVFLERGDFVFIPMGSHHQSFYDFGATRILNVGIRKSFFEEHYFHLLSRPIVASQAYRLKGDFLSYIESAISAPHFREDELTELVELLTFYVTNRISHYKETEVNDDIPLWLKTSIDKMHDKSMFGEKALVNMIELSGKTQEYLTRATRRYYQKTPMQIINEIRVNFAKTQLEMTNYLVSDIAFEAGYSDTTLFIKNFKKLTSFTPGNYRKKFNCVRDGLSD, from the coding sequence ATGGAAGTCAGATTAGTACGTGAAAAAGACTTTTTTAACGGAAAAGAGTTCCATCTATTTATTTATAACAAAACGGAGAGTGCGACAGGTCTACATCAGCATGACTATTATGAATACACTCTGATATTAACCGGCATGTGTTATCAGGAAATTAATGGTAAACGCGTCTTTTTAGAACGTGGCGATTTTGTTTTTATCCCCATGGGATCCCATCATCAAAGTTTCTATGACTTTGGCGCGACGCGAATTCTAAATGTTGGGATCAGAAAATCTTTCTTTGAAGAACACTATTTTCATTTGCTCTCCAGACCTATCGTTGCCTCACAAGCTTATCGGCTAAAAGGTGATTTTCTTTCTTATATTGAATCAGCGATTTCTGCGCCACACTTTAGGGAAGACGAATTAACCGAGTTGGTTGAGCTGCTGACATTTTATGTCACTAATCGCATTAGCCATTATAAAGAGACGGAGGTCAATGACGATATTCCGCTGTGGCTAAAAACCAGTATTGACAAAATGCATGACAAATCGATGTTTGGTGAAAAAGCACTGGTGAATATGATTGAGCTTTCGGGCAAAACTCAAGAGTATCTGACTCGCGCGACTCGGCGTTATTACCAAAAAACACCGATGCAGATTATTAATGAAATCAGAGTTAACTTTGCCAAAACCCAGCTTGAAATGACGAACTACTTAGTCTCAGATATTGCCTTTGAAGCCGGTTACAGTGATACCACGTTATTTATTAAAAACTTCAAAAAACTCACTTCTTTTACGCCAGGGAACTACCGTAAAAAATTCAACTGCGTTAGAGATGGGTTATCCGATTAG
- the chbG gene encoding chitin disaccharide deacetylase, with protein sequence MEKLLIVNADDFGLCKGQSYGIIEAFRHGIVSSTTAMMNCADIYHAAELSKQNPALPVGMHFVLTYGRPLTAMPSLIDDNGELGKWLWARAEAGELNLDEIAQELAAQFDTFVTVFGRPPTHIDSHHHVHMLPQIYPLIESFAHEKSLPLRIDRQEAQQQNIVLHKLRSTEWFDAGFYGENLTEQSFLQLLDYADQNTINSVEVMCHPAFIDKILMTSGYCYPRLTELDILTSPALKQTIADRGYRLGSYLDC encoded by the coding sequence ATGGAAAAGCTACTTATTGTTAATGCTGATGATTTTGGTTTATGCAAAGGCCAAAGCTATGGGATTATTGAAGCATTTCGGCATGGTATTGTCTCATCAACCACCGCAATGATGAATTGTGCAGATATCTATCATGCAGCAGAACTGAGCAAGCAAAATCCTGCATTGCCAGTGGGCATGCATTTTGTGCTGACTTATGGTCGGCCCTTAACGGCTATGCCATCCTTGATTGATGACAACGGTGAGTTGGGTAAATGGTTGTGGGCGCGGGCCGAGGCGGGCGAGTTGAATCTGGATGAAATCGCCCAAGAACTGGCAGCTCAGTTTGATACGTTCGTCACTGTGTTTGGCCGTCCCCCTACTCATATTGACAGTCATCACCATGTCCATATGTTGCCGCAGATTTATCCGTTGATTGAATCTTTTGCTCACGAAAAATCACTGCCATTACGAATTGATCGCCAAGAGGCACAACAGCAGAACATTGTGCTCCACAAACTCCGCAGCACAGAGTGGTTTGATGCCGGTTTTTATGGCGAGAATTTGACGGAACAGTCATTTCTGCAATTGTTAGATTATGCAGACCAAAATACAATTAACTCTGTTGAAGTGATGTGCCACCCAGCATTTATCGACAAAATCCTGATGACCAGTGGCTATTGTTATCCACGGTTGACCGAGTTGGATATTCTTACGTCACCAGCATTAAAACAAACTATTGCCGATCGTGGTTATCGTTTGGGATCGTATCTGGATTGTTAA